The Sphingobacteriales bacterium genome has a segment encoding these proteins:
- a CDS encoding Glu/Leu/Phe/Val dehydrogenase: MSNSKSKYSFFESVELYFDKAAGIMNYDPGLLQQIKSCNSVYQMRFPVRMRGGIQVIEAYRVQHSHHKTPCKGGIRFSSKVNQDEVMALAALMTYKCALVDVPFGGGKGGVKISPREYTEEELERITRRYTAELIRKRFIGPAVDVPAPDYGTGEREMAWILDTYVSYHPEDIDAAGCVTGKPVEQGGVRGRTEATGRGIFYGLREACNIAEDMKALKLSTGLDGKKVVVQGLGNVGYYAAKFLQEAGAIIVAVAEYDGAIYNEKGIDVEDLAKYRKENKGGIMNYPKAKNFEDRREALEMQCDILLPAALEQQIHGENAPNIKAKIIAEGANGPVTPEGEAILLQKGAIMIPDMYLNAGGVTVSYFEWLKNLSHVRFGRMDKRFQQTAFDKIISEVEKLTGRNIEKEQKMFLTKGADEIDLVNSGLEETMINAYHSIRDVWKNNPQAKDLRTAAFYVAIDKVAQSYMSLGVFP; this comes from the coding sequence ATGAGCAACTCCAAATCGAAATACTCTTTTTTTGAGAGTGTAGAATTGTACTTTGACAAAGCAGCGGGTATTATGAACTATGACCCCGGACTGCTTCAACAAATTAAATCCTGTAACAGCGTATATCAAATGCGCTTTCCGGTGCGTATGCGCGGCGGTATTCAGGTGATAGAAGCCTATCGTGTGCAGCACAGCCACCACAAAACTCCCTGCAAAGGCGGTATTCGCTTTAGCTCCAAAGTAAACCAAGACGAAGTAATGGCTTTGGCTGCTTTGATGACCTACAAATGTGCTTTGGTAGATGTGCCTTTCGGTGGTGGCAAGGGCGGTGTAAAAATAAGCCCGCGCGAATATACCGAAGAAGAATTGGAACGCATCACTCGCCGCTATACTGCCGAGTTAATTAGAAAACGTTTTATCGGACCGGCAGTAGATGTACCCGCCCCCGATTACGGCACGGGCGAGCGCGAAATGGCTTGGATTTTGGATACCTATGTGTCGTATCACCCCGAAGATATAGATGCCGCCGGTTGCGTAACCGGAAAACCCGTAGAGCAAGGCGGTGTGCGCGGTCGTACCGAAGCCACCGGACGCGGTATTTTCTACGGTTTGCGCGAGGCTTGCAATATCGCCGAAGATATGAAAGCACTCAAACTCAGCACCGGTTTGGACGGTAAAAAAGTAGTGGTGCAGGGTTTGGGAAATGTGGGCTATTATGCAGCTAAGTTTTTGCAGGAAGCAGGAGCTATTATCGTTGCCGTAGCTGAGTACGATGGTGCTATTTACAATGAAAAAGGTATTGATGTAGAAGATTTGGCAAAATATCGCAAAGAAAACAAAGGCGGTATTATGAATTATCCGAAAGCCAAAAACTTTGAAGATCGCCGCGAAGCCCTCGAAATGCAGTGCGATATTTTGTTGCCTGCTGCTTTGGAACAACAAATTCACGGCGAAAATGCACCGAATATCAAAGCAAAAATCATTGCAGAGGGCGCAAACGGTCCCGTAACTCCCGAAGGCGAAGCTATTTTATTGCAGAAAGGTGCAATTATGATTCCTGATATGTACCTGAATGCAGGTGGTGTAACTGTTTCTTATTTTGAGTGGCTTAAAAACCTCTCGCATGTACGCTTCGGACGTATGGACAAACGCTTCCAACAAACCGCCTTCGACAAAATTATTTCGGAAGTAGAAAAACTCACTGGCAGAAACATTGAAAAAGAACAAAAAATGTTCCTCACCAAAGGTGCTGATGAAATTGATTTGGTGAACTCCGGTTTGGAAGAAACAATGATAAATGCTTATCATTCTATCCGCGATGTATGGAAAAACAACCCGCAAGCGAAAGATTTGCGTACTGCTGCTTTTTATGTAGCCATTGATAAAGTAGCACAATCTTATATGTCTTTGGGCGTATTCCCATAG
- a CDS encoding protein-tyrosine-phosphatase → MTNRPNILVVCGRNKKRSRTAEHIFKNDARFNIRTAGLSPKSERKISENDLNWADLVFVMETSQRAKIWELYKHLELPKIEILNIADDYEFMDEELVEMLTDRINETLEIVYKI, encoded by the coding sequence ATGACAAACAGGCCAAACATACTTGTAGTTTGTGGGCGAAATAAAAAGCGCAGCAGAACAGCCGAACACATTTTTAAAAATGATGCCCGTTTCAATATCCGTACAGCAGGACTCAGCCCAAAAAGTGAAAGAAAAATTTCTGAAAATGATTTAAATTGGGCTGACTTGGTTTTTGTAATGGAAACAAGTCAGCGAGCAAAAATTTGGGAACTCTACAAACATTTAGAACTCCCCAAAATTGAAATTTTAAACATTGCAGATGATTACGAATTTATGGACGAAGAACTTGTCGAAATGCTAACAGATAGAATTAATGAAACTTTGGAAATAGTATATAAAATTTGA
- a CDS encoding AarF/ABC1/UbiB kinase family protein, protein MSLGQTLKNISRVREIIRILLKYGFENVVVNTPLRNFVSESRRLQWTHHERPVFDFSSWERIRMVFEELGPTYVKLGQVLSNRSDILPEALIAEFQKLQSHVPPFPADQARNIIESELGKKIEEVFADFQDVPIGSASIGQVHKARLRSGEAVVIKVQRPGIGSIVENDLSILNEIVTRGEAYFERFGITNVVALVAAFERTMQRELNYSIEARNMDNFRSYYASEKKLHVPLVYRDLSTAKILCIEFIKGCKITDTEQLKQWHLDTAKVAEHGMALYLSQIFEHGYFHADPHPGNVLVEPNGVICLIDYGMVGKLSKREKYALADIFIGIAQQDAVKVANSLRRLAYDDNVSDLRVLEKEVDEIVEDYALLNVQENNLAELALRLQKVIYKNKLQLPGSIFLILRALAILEGIGKQIHPYFNIYEFVKPYGIKLVLEQYSPENIKENLWSRVSQYDALLRRLPNDITDILRKTRKGELAFHIHHQGHQPILREVNRIVNRLILAMLAAAFVLAAALTYRSENSTQQGGIVSLMNHVMWSYLFLGIALVLFVWVLLTIMRSGWRTWDDE, encoded by the coding sequence ATGTCTTTGGGTCAAACGCTGAAAAACATCAGTCGTGTGCGCGAAATTATCAGAATTTTGCTCAAATACGGCTTTGAAAACGTGGTGGTAAATACGCCTCTGCGCAATTTTGTGTCGGAAAGTCGCCGCCTGCAATGGACACACCACGAGCGTCCGGTATTTGATTTTAGCAGTTGGGAGCGTATTCGTATGGTATTTGAAGAGTTGGGTCCTACTTATGTAAAATTGGGGCAAGTACTGAGCAATCGCTCCGATATTTTGCCCGAAGCTCTGATAGCGGAATTTCAGAAATTACAAAGTCATGTGCCGCCTTTTCCCGCCGACCAAGCCCGCAACATCATAGAAAGTGAGTTGGGCAAAAAAATAGAAGAAGTATTTGCTGATTTTCAAGATGTGCCCATCGGCTCGGCATCTATCGGGCAGGTGCATAAAGCCCGCTTGCGCAGTGGCGAGGCTGTGGTGATAAAAGTACAACGCCCAGGCATCGGCTCTATTGTTGAAAACGACCTCTCTATCCTCAACGAAATCGTCACACGCGGCGAAGCCTATTTTGAGCGTTTCGGCATTACCAACGTAGTAGCGTTGGTGGCGGCTTTTGAGCGTACCATGCAGCGCGAACTCAACTACAGCATAGAAGCGCGCAATATGGATAATTTCAGAAGTTACTACGCCAGCGAAAAAAAATTGCATGTGCCTTTGGTGTATCGCGATTTATCCACTGCCAAAATTTTGTGCATTGAGTTCATTAAAGGTTGCAAAATTACCGACACCGAACAACTCAAACAGTGGCATTTGGATACCGCCAAAGTAGCCGAACATGGTATGGCTTTGTATTTGTCGCAAATATTTGAACATGGTTATTTCCACGCCGACCCCCACCCGGGCAATGTATTGGTAGAGCCTAATGGCGTGATTTGTTTGATAGACTACGGCATGGTGGGCAAACTGAGCAAGCGCGAAAAATATGCTTTGGCGGATATTTTTATCGGCATAGCCCAGCAAGATGCCGTTAAGGTGGCAAACAGTTTGCGGCGTTTGGCGTATGACGACAATGTAAGCGACTTGCGCGTATTGGAAAAAGAAGTAGATGAAATTGTGGAAGATTATGCCCTGCTCAATGTACAGGAAAATAATCTGGCAGAACTCGCCCTGCGCCTACAAAAAGTGATTTATAAAAACAAATTGCAACTACCCGGCTCTATTTTTTTGATTTTGAGAGCTTTGGCAATTCTGGAAGGTATCGGCAAACAAATTCACCCTTATTTTAACATTTATGAATTTGTAAAACCCTACGGCATAAAATTGGTACTGGAACAATACTCACCCGAAAATATCAAAGAAAACCTATGGAGTCGCGTGAGTCAATACGATGCCCTGTTGCGCCGCCTGCCCAACGATATTACCGATATTTTGCGCAAAACCCGCAAAGGTGAACTCGCGTTTCATATCCACCATCAGGGGCATCAGCCCATTTTGCGCGAAGTTAATCGTATTGTCAATCGTTTGATTTTGGCAATGCTGGCAGCGGCTTTTGTGTTGGCTGCCGCCCTCACCTACCGCAGCGAAAACAGCACCCAGCAAGGCGGCATTGTGTCGCTGATGAACCATGTAATGTGGAGTTATTTGTTTTTGGGTATCGCTTTGGTGCTGTTCGTGTGGGTACTCCTTACAATTATGCGCAGTGGCTGGCGCACTTGGGACGATGAATAA
- a CDS encoding GNAT family N-acetyltransferase, translating into MDDERYLSFETERLLLRPTLPEDAPLILEMLNTPKWLEYIGDRHVHNLNEAEAYIQKRMLPQLQRSGYSNYTLILKHTHTKIGVCGLYDREGLEGIDIGFALLPQYEQQGFAYEATSRILRAAFENFNITVVQAITTHNNHASQRLLEKLGMQCIGTTRLPDDDEELLLYKLILK; encoded by the coding sequence ATGGACGATGAACGATACTTATCTTTTGAAACCGAGCGACTTTTGTTGCGTCCTACCCTGCCGGAAGATGCGCCACTTATCCTCGAAATGCTCAATACTCCCAAATGGTTAGAGTACATCGGCGACCGCCATGTACACAACCTGAACGAAGCAGAAGCCTATATACAAAAAAGAATGTTGCCGCAGCTACAACGTTCAGGCTATTCCAATTATACGCTCATTCTCAAACATACACACACCAAAATCGGGGTATGCGGCTTATACGACCGCGAAGGGCTGGAAGGTATTGATATAGGTTTTGCGCTGCTGCCGCAATACGAGCAACAAGGTTTTGCCTACGAAGCAACGAGCCGAATTTTGAGAGCTGCTTTTGAAAATTTCAATATTACTGTTGTTCAAGCCATCACTACTCACAACAACCACGCCTCTCAACGATTGTTGGAAAAGTTGGGTATGCAATGTATAGGCACTACACGCTTGCCCGATGATGATGAAGAATTATTATTGTACAAATTGATTTTAAAATAA
- the yidC gene encoding membrane protein insertase YidC encodes MDRNTLTAFFLIMVILIGFQYFNPAKPPEKPTSAATTDTTAQAVAAPTTAAALAATSTAPALLQSFHQDSIAKAAVAVLENDLLQLTFTNKGAQLESATLKNYKTAAKQPLQLIQAGSNDWHFEMFVNNNKFSSDDFLFTLHEKNDTALIYRLYADSISYIEQSYKLGKNKYIVQADTRLVGFNNRMSTGAPIQILWNQKLLKQERTLDDERSHTSAYYRDKEEEVEALSYTGNDLKENVGTVQWVAHKQRFFNQTLIDANPADALNFELKSLQVQTPAADAPDSLTVKSFATLLNVSYEATPNFTLPMQFYIGPNDYQTLRSKGIGLEHLVNLGWSIFGWVNRFLIIPVFNLFEKFFSNYGIIIFLLTLFIKIIIMPFTYRSYIAMAKMNVLRPELEAIKQKYPDDMQKQQQEQMKLYNSAGVNPLGGCLPQLFQLPILLAMYNFFPSSIQLRQESFLWVKDLSSYDAIINFPFKIPFLGDHLSLFTVLMALLTYFSMYQSMKDNVGQQAAQMKIMMYFMPIFLLFIFNSLPAALTYYYTLFNLLNMIQQWYLKKYVVKEDDLKKQLAENQKKPRQTSGFQKRLQDMMEQAQEQQKRQSNKK; translated from the coding sequence ATGGATAGAAATACTCTCACGGCGTTTTTTTTGATTATGGTCATTCTGATAGGGTTTCAGTATTTTAACCCTGCCAAGCCACCTGAAAAACCCACCTCCGCAGCTACTACCGATACTACTGCACAAGCTGTTGCTGCACCAACAACAGCAGCGGCACTTGCTGCCACCTCTACTGCTCCTGCTTTATTGCAGAGTTTTCATCAAGACAGCATCGCAAAAGCTGCTGTTGCCGTATTGGAAAACGACTTGCTGCAACTTACTTTTACCAACAAAGGGGCGCAGTTGGAAAGTGCCACCCTCAAAAATTATAAAACGGCTGCAAAACAGCCCCTTCAATTGATACAGGCAGGCAGCAACGACTGGCATTTTGAAATGTTTGTGAACAATAATAAGTTTTCGTCTGACGATTTCTTATTTACCCTTCACGAAAAAAACGATACCGCTTTAATATATCGCCTGTATGCTGATAGTATTTCTTATATAGAACAAAGTTATAAATTAGGTAAAAATAAATATATTGTGCAAGCCGATACACGCTTGGTGGGCTTTAATAACCGTATGAGTACCGGTGCGCCTATTCAAATATTATGGAATCAAAAGTTGTTGAAACAAGAGCGTACTTTAGATGATGAGCGTTCCCATACATCGGCCTATTACCGCGATAAGGAAGAAGAAGTGGAGGCTTTGAGCTACACGGGCAACGACCTGAAAGAAAATGTGGGAACAGTGCAATGGGTGGCACACAAACAGCGTTTTTTCAACCAAACCCTCATAGATGCCAACCCCGCCGATGCCCTCAACTTTGAACTCAAATCGCTGCAAGTACAAACACCTGCCGCCGATGCGCCCGACAGCCTTACGGTTAAGAGTTTTGCTACATTGTTGAATGTTTCTTATGAGGCAACTCCGAATTTTACCCTGCCGATGCAGTTTTATATCGGTCCCAACGACTATCAGACTTTGCGCTCCAAAGGCATAGGCTTGGAGCATTTGGTAAATTTGGGCTGGAGCATTTTTGGCTGGGTAAATCGCTTTCTCATCATTCCTGTATTTAATTTGTTCGAAAAATTCTTCAGCAACTACGGCATTATTATCTTTTTGCTCACGCTATTTATCAAAATCATCATTATGCCATTTACTTATCGCTCATATATAGCAATGGCAAAAATGAACGTATTGCGCCCCGAATTAGAAGCCATTAAGCAAAAATACCCCGATGATATGCAAAAACAACAACAGGAACAAATGAAACTTTACAACTCGGCAGGTGTAAATCCTTTGGGTGGGTGTTTGCCGCAATTGTTTCAGCTGCCTATTTTGTTGGCGATGTACAACTTTTTCCCTTCTTCCATTCAATTGCGTCAAGAGTCTTTTTTGTGGGTAAAAGATTTGTCTTCCTATGATGCCATTATTAATTTTCCTTTTAAAATTCCGTTTTTGGGCGACCACCTGAGTTTGTTTACCGTATTGATGGCATTGCTCACTTATTTCTCTATGTATCAAAGTATGAAAGATAATGTAGGGCAGCAGGCGGCGCAAATGAAAATAATGATGTATTTTATGCCGATATTTTTGTTGTTCATTTTCAACAGTCTGCCGGCAGCATTGACGTATTATTACACATTGTTTAACTTATTGAATATGATACAACAATGGTATCTGAAAAAATATGTGGTAAAAGAAGACGACCTCAAAAAACAATTAGCTGAAAATCAGAAAAAACCCCGACAAACCTCCGGTTTTCAGAAACGCCTTCAGGATATGATGGAGCAAGCACAGGAGCAACAAAAGCGGCAGAGCAACAAAAAATAA
- a CDS encoding XdhC family protein produces MSAIQIWDFIYEHLQRGEAVFLLWVLQSEGSSPGRQGFKMAVSSRQLQGTIGGGIMEYKLAEKARALLQTPDKLPTQPFLMQQFHDKAQPKNQSGMICSGSQTLAFVPLTASHLPLVVQLIRPHLQHPPHTALQLSPQGISWSNAATPEFVYHSDNDWHYCEPQTTPIAVHIIGAGHVGLALSQVLHFLGFYVKIYDDRPQLNTLEQNTFAHEKHHVSDYRHIKTYLKHVAPTDFVVVMTLGYRSDKVVLQQLLPHAYRYLGVLGSEKKIATLLQELSEEGYDAEQLATLYAPIGLPIYSRSAEEIAVSIAAQIIQINNRHLPTGRSYSTQ; encoded by the coding sequence ATGTCGGCAATACAAATCTGGGACTTTATTTATGAGCATTTACAGCGTGGCGAAGCTGTTTTTTTGTTGTGGGTACTCCAAAGCGAAGGCAGCTCACCCGGGCGGCAGGGTTTTAAAATGGCGGTAAGCAGTCGGCAATTGCAAGGCACTATCGGCGGCGGTATTATGGAATACAAATTGGCAGAAAAAGCGAGGGCTTTGCTCCAAACACCCGACAAACTCCCCACACAGCCTTTTCTGATGCAGCAATTCCACGACAAAGCGCAGCCCAAAAACCAATCGGGTATGATATGCTCCGGCAGCCAGACGCTTGCTTTTGTGCCGCTTACTGCCTCGCACCTGCCTTTGGTGGTGCAGTTGATACGCCCACATTTGCAGCACCCGCCGCATACAGCTTTACAACTTTCGCCGCAGGGCATTTCGTGGAGCAATGCCGCCACCCCCGAATTTGTTTATCATTCCGACAACGACTGGCATTATTGCGAGCCGCAGACTACGCCGATTGCCGTTCATATTATTGGGGCGGGGCATGTGGGCTTGGCACTATCGCAGGTGCTGCATTTTTTGGGGTTTTATGTAAAAATTTATGACGACCGCCCGCAACTCAACACGCTGGAGCAAAATACTTTCGCCCACGAAAAACACCACGTCAGCGACTATCGGCATATCAAAACCTATTTGAAGCACGTTGCACCCACTGATTTTGTAGTAGTAATGACACTCGGCTATCGCAGCGACAAGGTGGTATTGCAACAACTCCTCCCCCACGCTTATCGCTATTTGGGCGTATTGGGCAGCGAGAAAAAAATAGCGACTTTGCTTCAGGAACTGTCGGAAGAAGGCTACGATGCCGAACAGTTAGCGACTTTGTATGCCCCCATAGGTTTACCCATTTACAGCAGAAGCGCAGAAGAAATAGCCGTGAGCATCGCCGCACAAATCATACAAATCAACAATCGGCATTTGCCCACCGGACGCAGCTATTCAACACAGTAA
- a CDS encoding DUF5011 domain-containing protein: MKKILFTLFSLLPLVAMNGQVKVGETIYDLQTNESIEERIINHGNGTVSVAWTFAPASDDATYPGRGTAFNQVVNGTVGAFPVERLEDERTGWPSIGETASGRLFAISHSGASGLVFTYKDAGASEWTSTSLNNAAGVNLDAGGTWARSAVVGNTIHVIASRLNASIYDVNGGLNYLRSKDNGNTWEAFQLPNMNPETFSIFGGDAYALDANGDKVAIVAHTYSPVVWWSEDGGDSWDFFQLVDNGNIAYNPDGSNGEILPVVASEGAFENLIDDNGTLHVWYGRRVWIEGTTIGETAGARYFSSTGQGMMYWNSSMEAPEIISNTVLQDFTGDCEYQDETNPQHRNALVSMPSAGIDANGVLYLSYSAVVDGALDSQGEPFRDIYMIKSNDGGMTWVGPLNVTNSPTTDDVYGAIARRVDDNVHLLYQKDNFTGTVLFESHDEVGNVSNINDMIYQAVPVGSIVNPTNALSTCPQIFRLFNLNAKVDCAIDLESTFVSVTDYPDGDLTDEYLQVAGEIVYTAASVDEEEIFTISDSDGNSKNDTLTVSVQALDTEAPVATLNGSANMAVLVNTSFVDPGITVEDSYDGLGCPASDFVTVEGTVNIAVPGTHTLTYHVEDNAGNQAPDLVRTVEVITEDADGPVITLEDGGTIEAEAAVGAEFVAPGFTAIDNVDGDVSADVVVTGVEDVNLEEAGTYTITYTVTDAAGNTTTVTQVVNVVDTTAPVITLTSGATIFHTCDTEFTEPGYTAIDAIDGNVTAQVVVTGEVCESTPGTYKLTYKVSDNSGNEATKDRNIVVAGPGGNNAACSYDVDCESPFIGLNDLLLNQNIQVGPNPSNGVFEINIQDVETRDVSIEVIDMMGKNIRNFTRKNVNNNAAFSIDLTDLAKGKYFLHIHTDSGSIVKSVMTK, from the coding sequence ATGAAAAAAATACTTTTTACCCTTTTCTCGCTTTTGCCCTTAGTGGCAATGAACGGGCAGGTTAAAGTGGGAGAAACCATTTATGACCTGCAAACTAATGAATCGATTGAGGAGCGCATCATTAATCATGGCAATGGTACTGTATCCGTAGCTTGGACTTTTGCTCCTGCCTCAGATGATGCTACTTACCCTGGCCGTGGAACAGCTTTTAATCAGGTTGTAAACGGTACTGTGGGGGCTTTTCCTGTAGAACGCCTTGAAGATGAACGCACCGGCTGGCCTTCAATCGGAGAAACCGCTTCGGGTCGTTTGTTTGCTATTTCTCATAGCGGCGCAAGTGGTTTGGTATTCACCTACAAAGATGCAGGAGCCTCTGAATGGACTTCGACTTCTTTGAATAATGCAGCAGGAGTGAACTTAGATGCAGGAGGCACTTGGGCGCGCTCGGCAGTGGTAGGAAATACCATTCACGTTATTGCCAGCCGCTTAAATGCTTCTATTTATGATGTGAATGGCGGTTTGAATTATTTGCGCTCCAAAGACAACGGTAATACTTGGGAGGCATTCCAATTGCCTAATATGAATCCTGAAACGTTCTCTATCTTCGGCGGCGATGCTTATGCACTTGATGCCAACGGCGATAAAGTAGCTATCGTAGCACATACCTACTCACCTGTGGTGTGGTGGTCTGAAGATGGCGGTGATAGCTGGGATTTCTTCCAATTAGTAGATAATGGTAATATTGCATACAACCCTGATGGCTCTAACGGCGAAATTTTGCCTGTGGTAGCTTCAGAAGGTGCTTTTGAAAATTTGATTGATGATAATGGAACCCTCCACGTTTGGTATGGTCGCCGTGTGTGGATAGAAGGAACTACAATAGGAGAAACAGCAGGTGCTAGGTATTTCTCTTCTACCGGACAGGGTATGATGTATTGGAACAGCAGCATGGAAGCACCCGAAATTATCAGCAATACTGTGTTGCAGGATTTTACCGGCGATTGTGAATATCAAGATGAGACAAACCCACAACACCGCAATGCTTTGGTTTCTATGCCAAGTGCAGGTATTGATGCCAACGGTGTACTTTATCTTTCTTATTCTGCGGTAGTTGATGGTGCTTTGGATTCACAAGGAGAGCCATTTCGTGATATTTATATGATTAAATCAAACGATGGCGGTATGACTTGGGTGGGTCCTCTTAATGTAACCAATAGCCCTACTACTGATGATGTATATGGAGCTATCGCCCGCCGAGTGGATGATAATGTTCACTTGCTGTATCAAAAAGATAATTTTACAGGTACTGTTTTATTCGAAAGTCATGACGAAGTAGGAAACGTATCTAACATAAATGATATGATATACCAAGCAGTTCCTGTTGGTTCAATTGTAAATCCTACCAATGCTTTAAGCACTTGCCCTCAGATTTTCCGTCTTTTCAATCTGAATGCAAAAGTTGATTGCGCTATTGATTTGGAATCTACTTTTGTGAGCGTAACCGACTATCCTGATGGCGATTTGACTGATGAATATCTCCAAGTAGCCGGAGAAATTGTTTATACTGCAGCTTCTGTTGATGAAGAAGAAATATTTACGATTTCTGACTCTGACGGAAACTCTAAAAACGATACTTTGACCGTTTCGGTACAAGCATTGGATACCGAAGCTCCTGTTGCCACTTTGAATGGTTCGGCTAATATGGCTGTTTTGGTAAATACTTCTTTTGTAGATCCGGGTATAACTGTAGAAGATAGCTATGATGGTTTGGGTTGCCCTGCTTCTGATTTTGTAACCGTAGAAGGTACGGTAAATATCGCAGTACCCGGCACTCACACACTTACTTATCACGTTGAAGACAATGCAGGCAACCAAGCTCCCGATTTAGTGCGTACTGTAGAGGTCATTACTGAAGATGCTGATGGTCCGGTAATTACGCTGGAAGACGGAGGTACTATTGAAGCTGAAGCAGCCGTAGGTGCAGAGTTTGTAGCTCCGGGCTTTACTGCCATAGATAATGTTGATGGTGATGTATCGGCAGATGTAGTAGTAACTGGTGTAGAAGATGTAAATTTGGAAGAGGCAGGCACTTATACTATTACTTATACCGTTACAGATGCTGCCGGCAACACTACTACCGTAACACAGGTGGTAAATGTAGTAGATACCACTGCTCCGGTAATTACGCTTACAAGCGGTGCTACTATATTCCATACTTGTGATACAGAATTTACTGAGCCGGGCTATACCGCTATTGATGCTATTGACGGCAACGTAACCGCACAGGTAGTAGTAACAGGCGAAGTTTGTGAATCTACTCCGGGTACCTACAAACTTACTTATAAAGTAAGCGACAATAGTGGCAACGAAGCTACTAAAGACCGCAATATCGTTGTAGCAGGTCCGGGTGGTAATAATGCTGCTTGCTCTTATGATGTTGATTGCGAATCTCCTTTTATTGGCTTAAACGATTTATTGCTCAACCAAAATATTCAAGTGGGTCCTAATCCGAGCAATGGCGTATTTGAAATCAACATTCAAGATGTAGAAACTCGCGATGTGAGCATAGAAGTAATTGATATGATGGGTAAAAATATTCGCAATTTTACACGGAAAAATGTAAATAACAACGCTGCTTTCAGTATTGATTTAACTGATTTGGCGAAAGGCAAATATTTCTTGCATATTCATACCGATAGTGGTTCTATTGTGAAAAGTGTAATGACTAAATAA